One Salvia miltiorrhiza cultivar Shanhuang (shh) chromosome 6, IMPLAD_Smil_shh, whole genome shotgun sequence genomic window, gcatttggattgacgacttggatttgaggacaaatccctttcaagaggaggggaatgatgcatgccatggaggcccaagttacgttgcatatgtgggctgatttaatagagtcttttattttgttttatcttataattttcgtgggttatgttagggtggctgaaattaggcattagttgagtcaattttgagttttataccttgttttgactaaggatatgtttccttattagattaggagttattttccatgtttattctcctagtttggttaggttttcgcataccttatttatagtctttatgatggacgaaaattagggtttagattaggtttagttgtttccttattagattaggtctctttattgttgcctatatataggccaatTGTTATGAACGAattatcaaccaattttatatcaaatttcgtgagttatcacttctccttgagagtttcgaattttctcttgtatattccaagagagttcatttatccggcgtaacggcgagtcaaccatccctcgtcgggtgtcattcagcgtccccaaGTTGCTGCGTCagcttcacgttggggtttagggatccgttcgcctaaatcattccgtgggttagattcagaggttttgggattttccatcctttccgttccagttcagtcttccgcgtgcgttgtgttcgatcgatcggcaaggatcgtatcagtcgagattccatctttgtggttgttgatcgattttctaagatggcacattttattccatgtcataaatctgatgatgcatctcatgtagctgatctattctttagagagattgttagattgcatggcatgcctaggactattgtttctgatagggattcgaagttcttgagctacttttggaagactttgtggtgtaagttgggtactaaacttttgttttctactacttgtcatccacaaactgatggtcaaacagaggtagtgaatcggactttgtctactttgcttagagctattatcaagaagaacattaagtcttgggaagattgtttgcctcatgttgagtttgcttataatcgttctgttcattctgctactcaattttcgccatttgagattgtgtatggatttaatcctttgactccattggatttatctcccttacctgagcatgagtatactaaccttgatggcaagaaaaaggctgattttgtgaagcagattcatgagaaggcaattagggctgtcgatcggttcgggttcggttacccgtacccgaattttcggttacccaaacccgaaattgccaaatttcaataaccgtttccgaaccgttttagaagttcggttacccaatacccgcttcggttaaccaattgggttatttgggtatccgaaatacccatttaaaaaataaaattcaaataatttttgctctatctactctaaaagaaattacaaatatataatatataattacaaatatatattatatatattaaataatttacaaatatatggagtaatatatatgtaaatttacaaatatataatatatttgtaaatatattataatatatatgtaaattatttgtaaatttacaaatataatatatttgtaaatatataatatatatttgtaaatttaccaatatatattataaatttacaaatttataatatatttgtaaatatataatatatatgtaaatttacaaatatattatatataatatatatatataataatttacaaatataaatatatatatatatatatatatattaaataatttacaaatatattatatattaatttacaaatatataatatattatatatgatatattgataatatatatattaaataattaataaaataattttcggttattcggttaacccgatcggtttttcgggttaaccgataaccgaaattttcaaaaaaacaaTAACCGAAACCGATCCATTACCCGAAtttttcggttattggatacccaaacccgggaatttcggttcgattaattggatacccaaaacccgataaccatttAGACAGCCCTAAAGGCAATGatgaatattgagaggcgcacgaagcagtatgccgagcgagccaaccaaggacgtcgtaaagtagtgtttgagcccggtgatttGGTCTGactgcacatgcgcaaggaaaggtttccattgcagcgacgatccaagttacttcctaggGGGGATGGACCATTCcaagtgttggagcgcatcaatgacaatgcctacaagttggacttaccaggtgagtataatgtgagtgcttcttttaatgtgactgatttgagtccttttgatgtaggtgatgctttggatttgaggacaaatcctcttcaagaggaggggaatgatgcagcccaaggttcgttggtgcaagacccggtgcatgttcctgttggtccagttacaagagctcgagccaagaagttcaaggagagcttgatgatcttagttgaagaagtttggaagcaagagttgatcaagaagccaattggagtttgtggagttggcgaattgagcccgtgtttgattaatcttattacgtgcgagtgggccgaagtgtgaaagacttcaattttatttatttagctttatttcgcagcccattagtttaaGGGCCTTgttaattttcggattttaaagtaagggccttgtttggcctattagggcttgtttttaagttgtttccttattagactaggtttagttttgcctatatatatggctgctacatgttggacgaaaattaccctacttttatcaataaacttgtgagttttatttctctcttgagaatttcgaattcctcttgattattccaagacgaattcaattatcgacgtaacggcgagtcaaccaaccctcgtcgggtgtcattcagcgtccccgagttgctgcgtcaactgcacgttggggtatagggcattcagtcgcctatatcattccgtgggttagattcagaggttttgggattccatcctttccgttcaagttcagtcttctgcgtgcgttgtgttcgatcgatcggcaaggatcgtaccatttccatttctataaaaggcgGCTGTGGGTCAGTCCACAACCATCACTTTCACGcctgcacacacacacaacaccaagAACACGCAGCACCTTTGAAGCTTCTTCAAGCTTTCGAGCTCCGATCCAAGCACCGAGTCAGGCGCCGATCATCCTTTCGAGCACGTATCTACGTAGGTAACTTCTCAACCTACGTTTTGATCggttttgttttgattttcgtcgacgtcgaaaaacgtcaattctcgactttattttaaAACGACGATGGATCATCGTaagtttttagtatgttgttcttgggtagatgttgagcatgtttaatgaaagaGTTTAAGGTTGGTTCGAACCATAGCAAGGGAACCCAAAAGGGCAGCCTGGCTATGATCTTTGTCGACGTCACTTGTTCTTCGATTTTTGGTAATCGATGTAACTTGTGTATTTGTgttttaggagcatgctaggtttgaTCTTTGTTTATCTTTGTTTTTACCAAGCATGATAGATAATAGGATGTACTGTACGTGAACTTAGAAATGCATATTAGGGTTCCATGAGTTTTGTGTTCTAAGTTGAGTATTGAGCATGATGagttaagtttaagttttttAGGAGTATTAGATCGAGAGAGAAGCATGAGTAGTATTTTGTTGAGCATGATGagttaagtttaagtttttgAGGAGTATTAGATCTAGAGAGAAGCATGAATAGGATGTTGCTTGAGTTGCAGAGCATGTTTAAGTGTTGAACTGTGGGAGTTAGTGCGTGAATTCTAGCTCTGCTGAGCTAGTCAGCTCCGGCGGCGGAATCCAACTCAGTCGAGTGGAATCAGCTCTACcgggcgagtcagctctggcagttgaAGTGCTGTTGAACTCAGCTCTAGCTATCGAAGTTCAAATCCTTGAGTCAACTctggaggattcctctggcagtcgattcctctggcgagtgattcctctggcagtcgattcctctggcgagtgattcctctggcagtcGATCCCTTTGGCGAGTGATTCCGCTGGCAGtcgatccctctggcgagtgattccgctggcagtcgattcctctggcgaagtcgattcctctggcgaagtcgattcctctgacgaggcgattcctctggcgaagtcgattcctctggcgaagtcgattcctttgacgaggcgattcctctggcgaagtcgattcctttggcgaggcgattcctctggcgagacgattcctctggctgggcgattcctctggctggGCAATTTCTCTGGCTTGCGAGTCAGCTTTGGCTGCCGAGTCAGCTCTGACTTCCAAGTCAGAATTAGGTGTTAAGTTTTATTTCCCTATTTGAGCTTAAGTATAGGATATTAGTTTTCTGTTAATGTTCCTTCTTTTTATCgattcttcataacaatgaagGTTCGTTTGGGAAGTGACGACTCAAGAGAGAGAGTAACGTACTTGTTTGCAGAgacgcaacgaggtgggctttttacgctaaaatcaagatgtttacgCGTTTGATATTATGATGTATGATGAATTGACGTATGATGAATTGATGTATGATGCATGATGTATTGACGTATTGATGTATGATGAATGACGAAGTGGATGTTaaattgatgttttattttcatttcaaagcaggatctgaaaatatattttgaagtgTTGTATTGTCAAATATTTGAGACttagtatgttatctatctgcatGAGAAATAATATCGGTTCTAcgcgaggtagaattagtgtacaccgtGATCGAGAGTCAGCTTCCAGGTTGGCCGATtgcagtgctgcagagggaggcctccctctcagtacataAGTAACAGATACGATACTTACTTGAAAACATAGACTGGCCAGTCAACTTTGAGAAACGAAAATGAATTTAGCAATCATAAGGCTTTAGATAAATCCCTTATGCTTTGTTTAAAGTATGGCAATTACgatttatagctttataaagCATGATATGTGATGTTTttgcatgtgttcactgagtgctttcgtactcagccctgcatatgtttttctaaaaatgtgcaggttgagccggtgtgatgatgttgctgcaatgagcggagtacGGGGTTGTTAATAAAGATGTAACATGTCTAGAAtttgtcttcatacatatgtctagctacttttccGCTGCAGATTACTTTCAGTACTTACGTCGTACTTTAAGTTTAAGATGATGTTTTGTTGatgtaataaattaattatcgtATTATTAAGTTTTATTCATCTTTCTTAAATGCTTAATCTGAGTCTTACGCTGTCTTTCATTAGACCGTTTTATTTCGCATTAATGAGTATTAATTAACGAGTCTTTTTAAAATGAGTAAGTTTTATGGTTTTAAATGACGCCcatttcttccccttcttctttaaccccgtccctagtcgtggatcacacGGCCTAGCTATCCTTAgctagggcgggctgcgacagagtggtatcagagctttGGCTTGTAGGttaaagctctgaattagaagtcttgagttgagtctagaatgagtcaccaGGCTAATAATTATTAACAACCGtaagctcagcgcaccatcacaccaagctcaacgaggtatgtgaaaatttcaaagtttattcgTCATTAAATATTTGATGAGCATGATGAGCATGATGTTGATATTATATGATGAATTATGATGTTATACTTTGAAAATGCATAGCTTGAGTTTGAGCATGACGACGTAATAACTcgttattaattattatgttGCATGAATTATGTAGTGACGTATGATGTGACGTTTTTGTGATgtgaattgtttgagcagttgagTTGAGTCATGATGATTTAGATACAGgaatctaatatcattgtttagaaagattttctactaagtagagggatgaaatgagaacttagagcttaAGCTTGAGAGATTAGCATTTGCTTTTAAGTACTTGTTTGTTTGAGTTTTGATTGTGCTTGTTTATGTTTCCTGAGTTGATTCGGGATAGTACTtcgagtcacctttaagttttCCTTATAGGATGGCTAGGATTATCCGCACCGCGCGAAAGTGGACGACAGCGAGATCGACCCCGGCACAGGTCAGGCATGAGTATGAGACATATGGCATCTGCTACCGAGACACGTTGGCAGAGTTCCTAGCGCACTACCATAGACTGTGGCTAGAGTTACTGGTCTTGATGGCATCATGCGCCTAGTCAGTGTGCTGCCGGACGAGTGGCAGAGATGGGCAGGAGCTATGGCACCCCATTATATCTACCGCGTGGGACAGGCCTTTGATCTCTACGGAGACTTCACTGGTTTCGTGGCCGTGTTGAGCCATCAGTTTCTGGCTTGGAGAGTTCCCCCTATTGGACCGCACGAGAGGCCGTTCGATTTGGGCCGAGCCTTTGTGATTGAGCCGCCCGAGTTTGGGTCATACCACGATGAGTCAGTGCCAGCTCCAGCCCTCAGGCTGTACGATCGCCTAGTACGGTTGACAGGCCGCCATCTCCGTACTACACTCCGTCTCCTTACTGTGTACCCTCACCTACCATTCCCGTTGTTCCCAGAGTTGGTCACCAGGACCAGTGCGAGGCAGGAGGATCTCGCCCCGCAGGAGTTCAGAGGTCTGCCGAGGACGACCCAGAGCAGCAGGTTGCAGTAGGGACGTGCCGTCTTGAGATACTGGACCCACACGAGATGGGGTTCGTCACAGACACTCAGATTCTCTACGCGGATCTGCTGACGGGATGCCTTTCGCACCGGGAGCTCCAGGAGAGATTGGTAGCCATCGAGTCCGTCTTTGGAGAGGATCCGATAGAGGTTAGGGTTGAGGGCGACGATGAGGAGGAGCCGATGGAGCACCCGATAGAGGCTATAGCcgaggatgaggatgaggaggagcCGATGGAGGATGCGATAGAGGCTGTAGTCGATAACGAGGACGAAGAGGAGCCGATGGAGGATGCGATAGAGGCTGTAGTCGATAACGAGGACGAAGAGGAGCCGATGGAGGATCCAGCGGAGGTTAGAGCCGATGAGGACCGCGAGAGTGTGGGCAGTACGCCCTGGCCGTAGTTTTTCTTTTATGCTGTGATGTATATATAGATGGGAGGATGCTAGTTCTTGATGTTTTGACATGCTTAGATAGGCATGTGTATATATTTTTGCCCTAGATGCTATGTAGATAGATGTTCCTAGTTTGCAttagtagcaactagatgagcaGTCGGTAGAGTGACCGTATGAGGTCCataccgagacatagtactatctATGATGTTAGCTTAGAGCGACATCATAATAAGTACTATGGTATTTTTGTAAGTCCTCTAAAGAGGCAACCTTATATGGTTGACCCGAGTGGTCTTTTGCTAGCATTTataagcttttttttttctttttatgaatATTGTGTGAACGTGTTTGTTTCCTTGACTTGAGTTTAGTTCGGCGAATCTTAGAAACGATGTTCGATGTAAGACTTACCTTCTGTTAATACAGAATGCCTCTGAGACGCAACCAAGGGCGTAATTTAGATGACAGGCGGGAAAATACTCCCCCGCCACCACCGCAACCCGAGAGGAGAATCGAAGAACTTTTCCTTAGACAAAATCCACCCGGTTTTAGTGGAACTGGAAGTCCACAAGAGGCGGAGGACTGGGTTAGAGCCTTGGAGAGGATCTTTAAGTTCCTCAGGTGTAATGATCAGGAAAGGATGTTGTGCATGTCCTTCCAGTTAACCGGATCAGCCGACTactggtgggaagcacgacaGAAGACCCTGACACCCGAGCAAATAGAGAATTATTACACCTGGGAACAATTTAAGACTACGCTTTTCGAGAAGTACGTACCGAGGAGTTATCGCAAGCAGCGAGAAGCTGAATTTGCAAATCTGAAGCAAGGGAAGAAATCGGTTGCAAAGTATGACCGAGAATTCTGTGACTTATCACGTTTTGCTCCACAGAAggtggacactgatgagaagaTGTCTGAGCTTTTCTGCGCCGGTTTGAGGTAGGACATTAGGGTAGTATTGGCAAGTCAGGCCGCACTATCATACACTGAGGCGTTGAATCGAGCCTTAGATATGGAGTTGGCTATGCAGCCAGAGAAAGTACACCGCCGCTAACTCAGACAAAAGTACCTGGAGGACAACAGAATGCGCCTCCAGCACAGAGTGGGAAGAGGAAATGGGAGGACAGAGGACAAGGCAACAGAAAGCCGTGGCAAGGACAAGGCCAACAACAACAGGGTAAACAACAATACCCTGGACAGTCATCAGGACAACCGAGGACGCCGCCGTGTGCCAAGTGCAACAAGATGCACTTGGGGGGTTTGCAAAGCTGGACTAAATGTATGCTACAACTGTGGACAAGCTGGACATTACTCGCCGCACTGCCCGAGTAAACAACAAGGAATGGCAAAAGGGAAGCCGGATGCGAGTTCGGCTCAGCCCTTGAGAACCATTATGGGGTATCCGCAACCGCCCCAACAACAGCGCCAGCCGGAAGGTCCACAGAAACAGCAGaaacaacagcagcaacagcaactACCCCAACCGCCACAACATCAGAGAGCCTTTGCGCTCAATGAGAAACAGCCCGAGAAAAATCAGGGAAACCTGACAGGTATGGGCAAGATTTTGGATGTACCAGTTATAGTTCTGTTTGACacaggagcttcgcattcttttattgctCAAGCATGCGTAGATACTTTCAAACTGGAACCAAAACTAGCTACACCCGAATTGAGAGTAATTACTCCTGTAGGTaaagctactacagtttctcacgtGATCTCTAACgtagagcttgagttaggacCACTAAggatgaaagcaagaaccttgcacttaatgcctatgtgggacgtagacattattctaggaatggattggttagcaGAGAATTTTGCCACGATTGACTGTAAGAAGAGGATGATAACTTTCCAGCCACCTGAGAAGGAACCGATGTGCTTTCATGGCATAAATAGAAGTAAGAGAGTCCCAACCGTTTCGGCACTTCAAGCGTCGAagctgatgaagaagaaaggagcacaagcttacctagtttacttgaatgatgaagtaGAATCAAGTAAGAACTtagaggatgtagcagtggtaagggaatatggagatgtatttcccgaggtgttaccaggattgccaccaacgaGACAGTTGGAGTTTACTATCGACTTAGAACCTGGTtcagcaccagtgtcgaaggcaccctacaGAATGGCACCTAAAGAGCtgcaagaattgaagattcAGCTGCAGGAACTACTCGAATTAGGTTTTATccgacctagtgtatccccgtggggagcaccagtcctttttgtcaaaaagaaggatggcactttaagaatgtgcatagattatcgcgagctgaataaattgacactcaagaacaaatatcttttaccaaggatagacgacttgtttgatcaattaagaGGAGCGAGCGTTTTCtcgaaagttgacttgagatcgggatatacctaagacagcttttcgaACGAGgtatggacactatgagttcatagttatgccattcgatTTGACGAACGCCCcagcagtattcatggacctcataaatcgagtgttccatcaatacctggataaatttgtcctagtctTCATAGATGATAtactcatctattcgaagaataaGCAAGAGCACCAACAACATCTGAGAGTAGTGTTGGAAACGCTTAGAGCTGATAAGCTTTtcgccaaattcaccaagtgtgaattttggttgaacgaagtaacgtttttaggacatattgtttCATCCGACGGGATTAAGGTTGACCCCGCCAAAGTACAAGccgtacatgagtggagatcaccaacgacgcctaacgagattcgcagcttaactcacaagtttattgataaaagtaggctgaaaatttcgtccaacacaaagccttatatatataggcaaagtaacgactaaacctaacttgactaacaagcaaaagaagccctaatttcgaaATATACAAGGCTGCCAAACAAAGGCCCTTATTAAttcgaaaataacaaagccctttaaactaatgggctgcgaaaataacaagactgaaataaataaatgaagtcttcaaaataaataaaatcttcaagcttcggcccactcgcacttgatgatattaattaaacttgggccgactccaccatctccaatgggtctcttcatcaactcttgagcccacacttcttgaactaagctcatcaagcactccttgaacttcttggctcgtgctcttgtaaccggaccaacaggaacatgcaccgggtcttgcactaATGATGcgtgccatggaggcccaagttactgatgcagcccaaggttcgttggtgcaagacccggtgcatgttcctgttggtccggttacaagagcacgagccaagaagttcaaggagagcttgatgagcttagttcaagaagtgtggcctcaagagttgatgaagagacccattggagttggcgaattgagcccgtgcttaattaatctcattacatgcgagtgggccgaagcttgaagattttatttattttgaagacttcatttatttatttcagtcttgttattttcgcagcccattagtttaaagggctttgttattttcgaattaataagggccttgtttggcagccttgtgaatttcgaaattagggcttctctttgcttgttagtcaagttaggtttagtctttactttgcctatatataaggctttgtgttggacgaaattttcagcctacctataatcaaattgtgagtttttattctctcttgagagtttcgaattcttcttgatttttccaagacgaattcaatttatcgacgtaacggcgagatcaaccaaccctcgtcgggtgtcattcagcgtccccgagttgctgcgtcaatttcacgttggggtatagggcattcagtcgcctatatcattccgtgggttagattcagaggttttgggatctCCATCCTTCCGTTCCaattcagtcttccgcgtgcgttgtgttcgatcgatcggtaaggatcgtatcatttggcaccagagccgcgtttcgtatccaggtttcgtttgtttgttttcgttaCTGTGTCAAGGGTAGAATTTTGGGGTTTTCGTTTTCTGTCCGAGTTTTCTGTTCCGCTGTTTGATTATAACTCCTAGGGTTTCGATTTCCTTCAGCTGTGTTCAATACCATATATCTTGGGTGGTCTGATTTACTCATAAACTTTCACTCTTATACACATCCATCATCATACGACTTACACACATCCATATAAATCCATACATCATAATTTTCGTTTGGTTcttgaattttcttttcttacaGCATCTTGTTCCTATATAGTTCACTGGCATCGTATAGATCCTTTTGGGGCAGTTTCTGCGTACTTTTTTCCcgatttttgtttatttctcgttgtgttttctagagtccttgggtagtatagagccttTCGGGACAGTTTCGACGTACACTTTTTCCTGTTTTCGattatttctcgttgtgttttctgaAATCCTTGGGTAGAATAGAGCGTTTTGAGCCTGTTTCTGCGCAgtactttttgggttgttcagtCTGCGTTTCTGGTAGTTTTCGTTTTCGTTGGGGGTTTCCAACCTTTTCGTATCCGTTTAGTGTTGTTGGTGTGGTCTCTTGTGGGACGTTTCATTGAGTGCTCTCGTTGAGACAGTTTGGCAATCTCGTTGGTGCAGTTGGTTTTTGAGTTCAgttggtagattgagggaatttgattccttgagagagaaattgagtggaaaaaggcacgagagagtgagattattagagtgaaaaaagccgttgaattgtgtgatacacgagcgctgagtgatttcatcttgagtgatacacgagtgtttgtgaggtggtgaggtccttttattttgtttcactaaccgtttcttgttttctttgtcactatgtctaagaaagatgaacagggtgcgGATTTGAGCGATAGCCCTGTTATGGATCCACAGTTAAAACTTGTGGTGGAGGCACTTCGCTCAGAATTTGGCAAGATGCTACACTCAGAAATCGAGAGAGTGTACGACAAGATCGAGCTGATGGAGCAGTCTCATTCTCGAGAGACCACTTTCACACGAGGAGGCCGACGcgggcgaggaggccgtggtggtggaggaggtcgattccaccgtcagtatgaggagcatgtagatgatacaggatttgacgaagaggatgatggcggcagaacgtggcaagataacaatctgggcaacatcaagatgaacgttcctcccttccaagggaagaatgacccagaattgtatcttgattgggagagaaaggtggagcttatgttcgattgccacaactattcagagctcaagaaggtgaagttggcagcaattgagttctccgattatgcacttgtttggtgggatcagatggtgacgagtaggaggagaaacagtGAGCCACCCATTCAGAAttggcaggagatgaaggctgtgatgaggaagcgttttgtgccgaatcattactaccgcgagcttttcaacaagttgcagactttgaggcaaggcagtcggagtgtggatgagtactataaggagatggag contains:
- the LOC130990762 gene encoding uncharacterized protein LOC130990762, giving the protein MPLRRNQGRNLDDRRENTPPPPPQPERRIEELFLRQNPPGFSGTGSPQEAEDWVRALERIFKFLRCNDQERMLCMSFQLTGSADYWWEARQKTLTPEQIENYYTWEQFKTTLFEKYVPRSYRKQREAEFANLKQGKKSVAKYDREFCDLSRFAPQKVDTDEKMSELFCAGLR